One Microbacterium sp. No. 7 genomic window carries:
- a CDS encoding ribbon-helix-helix protein, CopG family, whose amino-acid sequence MAMTLRLPEELDRRIEAIARARGTSKHALLIEAADRFARTESKTERVLAAVDEITEQYAETIRRLEDA is encoded by the coding sequence ATGGCCATGACGCTGCGACTCCCCGAGGAGCTCGACCGCCGTATCGAGGCGATCGCCCGCGCACGCGGCACGTCGAAGCACGCCCTCCTGATCGAGGCGGCCGACCGCTTCGCGCGCACGGAATCGAAGACCGAGCGCGTGCTCGCCGCCGTCGACGAGATCACCGAGCAGTACGCCGAGACGATCCGTCGCCTCGAAGACGCGTGA
- a CDS encoding phage holin family protein has translation MRFLIRIVINAFAVWVVTLIDPLQVTVTPFAPGETTQLVLTLLAVAAVFAIVNTVIGTVIRIVAFPLYIITLGLISLLVNGFLLWLTAWSTQWWGWGLSVENFWLGVVAALVIGIINGVFGAILRPQRRRD, from the coding sequence ATGCGCTTTCTCATCCGCATCGTCATCAACGCCTTCGCCGTGTGGGTCGTGACCCTCATCGACCCCCTGCAGGTGACGGTCACGCCGTTCGCACCGGGCGAGACCACGCAGCTCGTGCTGACGCTCCTGGCCGTCGCGGCGGTGTTCGCGATCGTCAACACCGTGATCGGCACGGTCATCCGCATCGTCGCCTTCCCGCTCTACATCATCACGCTCGGCCTCATCTCGCTGCTGGTCAACGGCTTCCTGCTCTGGCTGACGGCGTGGTCGACGCAGTGGTGGGGCTGGGGCCTCTCGGTCGAGAACTTCTGGCTCGGCGTCGTCGCGGCGCTCGTCATCGGCATCATCAACGGCGTCTTCGGCGCGATCCT
- a CDS encoding type II toxin-antitoxin system death-on-curing family toxin: MTEHLEPEQALAVVARLGLHVRDEGLLFSALARPAASMFGEDAYPDVEHKAAALFSSLAQNHPLFDGNKRLSMILTFAFLRINGVRVAYTTDDAFDLVLAVAQSRLDLGEIADSLRTHSDRAQD; this comes from the coding sequence GTGACCGAGCACCTCGAGCCCGAGCAGGCTCTCGCCGTCGTCGCCCGGCTCGGTCTGCACGTGCGCGACGAGGGCCTCCTGTTCTCCGCCCTCGCGCGCCCAGCGGCATCGATGTTCGGCGAAGACGCCTACCCCGACGTCGAGCACAAGGCGGCGGCGCTGTTCTCGTCACTCGCACAGAACCACCCGCTGTTCGACGGCAACAAGCGGCTGTCGATGATCCTCACCTTCGCCTTCCTCCGGATCAACGGCGTGCGCGTCGCCTACACGACCGACGACGCCTTCGACCTCGTGCTCGCCGTCGCCCAGAGCCGTCTCGACCTCGGCGAGATCGCCGATTCCCTCCGAACCCACAGCGACCGGGCGCAGGATTGA